A region from the Mesorhizobium sp. J8 genome encodes:
- a CDS encoding (2Fe-2S)-binding protein encodes MSDVSLTVNGKRVSGSAEDRTLLVHFLREHLGLTGTHVGCDTSQCGACVVHVDGKAVKSCTMLAAQASGSTIVTIEGLADGAELHPVQAAFKEHHGLQCGFCTPGMIMTATDMIARHPEGLDEATVRAELEGNICRCTGYHNIVKAILAASETMAKGAKGKAKQAA; translated from the coding sequence ATGTCGGACGTGTCGTTGACTGTGAACGGGAAACGGGTCAGCGGGAGCGCCGAAGACCGAACGTTGCTGGTGCATTTCCTGCGGGAGCACCTGGGTCTCACCGGAACGCATGTCGGTTGCGATACGTCGCAATGCGGCGCCTGCGTCGTGCATGTCGACGGCAAGGCGGTGAAATCCTGCACGATGCTCGCCGCGCAGGCGTCGGGCTCGACCATCGTCACCATTGAGGGACTGGCCGACGGCGCGGAGCTGCATCCGGTGCAAGCCGCATTCAAGGAGCATCACGGGCTGCAATGCGGCTTCTGCACGCCGGGCATGATCATGACGGCGACCGACATGATAGCGCGCCATCCGGAGGGCCTGGACGAGGCGACGGTGCGCGCCGAGCTCGAAGGCAACATCTGCCGCTGCACGGGCTACCACAACATCGTGAAGGCGATCCTCGCCGCATCGGAAACGATGGCGAAGGGCGCCAAGGGCAAGGCGAAACAGGCAGCTTAG
- a CDS encoding FIST N-terminal domain-containing protein: protein MKVHAPSLAYAGCSTAGEITPQGLEEGHALALLLPSASFSIVSTTVENLSSSGMDGITGEVVELRRLLRSRAGRERAKSVFALCFIDGLSYAEEAVTSAIHWGLDDIPLIGGSAGDDLKFETTSLISNGKVTSDSAIIVLVATEIPFHVFKTDNFIPTDEKLVVTASDPDHRIVHEFNAANAAEEYAASVGTVAQALTPLSFASHPVVVKVAGEYYCRSIQRMHVDGSLSFFCAIDDGVVLSIAQPKNMVEATRAALEDAERKVGGIDMILGFDCVLRRLDARNRQVYRDISELYRTNKVIGFGTYGEQYRSMHLNQTFTGIAFGERRAAE from the coding sequence CTGAAGGTCCACGCGCCGTCGCTCGCCTATGCCGGCTGCTCGACCGCCGGCGAAATCACGCCGCAGGGGCTGGAGGAAGGGCATGCCCTCGCACTGCTTTTACCGTCGGCGTCGTTTTCGATCGTCAGCACCACGGTCGAAAACCTCTCCTCCTCCGGCATGGACGGGATAACCGGCGAGGTCGTGGAGCTGCGCCGCCTGCTGCGATCCCGCGCCGGCCGGGAGCGGGCGAAGAGCGTCTTTGCCCTCTGCTTCATCGACGGCCTTTCCTATGCCGAGGAAGCGGTGACCTCGGCCATCCACTGGGGGCTTGACGACATCCCGCTGATCGGCGGCTCGGCGGGCGACGACCTGAAATTCGAGACGACCAGCCTGATCTCGAACGGCAAGGTCACGTCGGACAGCGCCATCATCGTGCTGGTCGCGACCGAGATCCCTTTCCACGTCTTCAAGACCGACAATTTCATTCCGACCGACGAGAAGCTGGTGGTGACGGCGTCCGATCCGGACCATCGCATCGTGCACGAATTCAACGCCGCCAACGCGGCGGAGGAATATGCAGCCTCCGTCGGCACTGTGGCCCAGGCGCTGACGCCGCTAAGCTTCGCCTCCCATCCCGTGGTCGTGAAGGTGGCGGGCGAATATTACTGCCGCTCCATCCAGCGCATGCATGTCGACGGCTCGCTGTCGTTCTTCTGCGCCATCGACGACGGCGTCGTCCTTTCCATAGCCCAGCCGAAGAACATGGTGGAAGCGACACGCGCCGCGTTGGAGGATGCCGAACGCAAGGTCGGCGGCATCGACATGATCCTGGGCTTCGACTGCGTGCTGCGCCGGCTCGATGCGCGCAACCGCCAGGTCTACCGTGACATTTCGGAACTCTACCGGACCAACAAGGTCATCGGCTTCGGCACCTATGGAGAGCAGTATCGCTCCATGCACCTCAATCAGACCTTTACCGGCATCGCCTTCGGCGAGCGCCGGGCGGCCGAGTGA
- a CDS encoding hybrid sensor histidine kinase/response regulator, translating to MPLRDINDLERLKKINAALLSRVERSMDQQGNAFSLFQTAISLENRVRNRTEELHATLRRLEQSNIDLVAAKETAELANLSKTRFLAAASHDVLQPLNAAHLSVSALAEVQTSEEGRKLVRQVERSLETMEDLLRTLLDISKLDAGVVQPEIVDISLETLFSSLRSDFLPEAEKKGLSLKFRPVNVVVRTDRTLLRRILQNILSNALRYTRSGGVLVGTRHRGDTIRIDVADTGCGIAEDQREAVFEEFHRGTVTLADAGLAGGLGLGLAIVRRMAAALGHPVTFSSKVGRGTIFHIDVPVGMAAEPVAAVADMERPRGYGLFGTKVLLVENDVDVLSAMTSLLERWQCQVRAATSTDDALDLLGDTAWVPDIVIADQHLDGGDLGTATIADVRDYLGRPVPALIVTADSSELVAKAARAAGIELMRKPLKPAQLRALLAHLLA from the coding sequence ATGCCGCTTCGCGACATAAACGACCTCGAAAGGCTTAAGAAGATCAACGCGGCCCTTCTCAGCCGGGTCGAGCGCTCGATGGACCAGCAAGGCAACGCCTTCTCGCTGTTCCAGACCGCCATCTCGCTGGAAAACCGGGTGCGCAATCGCACCGAGGAGTTGCACGCCACGCTGCGCCGGCTCGAGCAGTCGAACATCGACCTCGTCGCCGCCAAGGAGACGGCCGAGTTGGCGAACCTTTCCAAGACCAGGTTCCTGGCCGCCGCCAGCCACGACGTGCTGCAGCCGCTCAACGCCGCGCATCTGTCGGTCTCGGCGCTGGCCGAGGTCCAGACCAGCGAGGAAGGCCGCAAGCTGGTGCGTCAGGTCGAGCGCTCGCTGGAGACGATGGAAGACCTCCTGCGCACCCTGCTCGACATCTCCAAGCTCGACGCCGGCGTGGTGCAACCGGAAATCGTCGACATCAGCCTTGAGACGCTGTTTTCCTCGCTTCGCTCGGACTTCTTGCCCGAGGCGGAAAAGAAAGGCCTGTCGCTGAAATTCCGCCCGGTCAATGTCGTCGTGCGGACAGACCGCACGCTGCTCAGGCGCATCCTGCAGAACATCCTCTCCAACGCACTGCGCTATACCCGCTCCGGCGGCGTGCTGGTCGGTACCAGGCATCGCGGCGATACCATACGCATCGACGTCGCGGACACCGGCTGCGGTATTGCCGAGGACCAGCGCGAAGCGGTGTTCGAGGAGTTCCACCGCGGCACCGTGACGCTTGCCGATGCAGGGCTCGCCGGCGGGCTTGGCCTCGGCCTCGCCATCGTGCGCCGCATGGCCGCCGCGCTCGGCCACCCCGTGACCTTTTCCTCGAAGGTCGGGCGCGGCACCATCTTCCACATCGACGTGCCGGTCGGCATGGCAGCCGAACCGGTGGCGGCCGTTGCCGACATGGAGCGCCCTCGTGGTTACGGCCTGTTCGGTACCAAGGTGCTTTTGGTCGAAAATGACGTCGACGTGCTCTCTGCCATGACCTCGCTGCTGGAACGCTGGCAATGCCAGGTGCGCGCCGCCACCTCGACCGACGATGCGCTCGACCTGCTCGGCGACACCGCCTGGGTGCCCGACATCGTCATCGCCGACCAGCATCTCGACGGCGGCGACCTCGGCACCGCGACGATCGCCGACGTGCGCGACTATCTCGGCCGCCCCGTGCCGGCGCTGATCGTCACCGCCGACAGCTCCGAGCTCGTCGCCAAGGCCGCCCGCGCCGCCGGCATAGAGCTGATGCGCAAACCGCTGAAGCCGGCGCAACTGCGCGCGCTGCTGGCGCATCTTCTGGCTTAG
- a CDS encoding response regulator produces the protein MTPVSDRARFLIIDDHPLFREALHSAVQMAYPDVDTVEARSIAEAIELLADAKPFDLALLDLSMPDVHGFEGLLQLRTRYPRLPVVIVSGYEEPKIISEALSYGAAGFIPKSARKSDLAAAIRSVMDGAVYVPENYESQPPEPDSTDRADMVQRLAKLTPQQLRVLQMLRQGMLNKQIAYELQVGETTVKAHVSEILRKLNVYSRTQAVIEVSKLDNAELFRDQAGF, from the coding sequence ATGACCCCCGTCAGCGATCGCGCCCGCTTCCTGATCATCGACGACCACCCGCTGTTTCGCGAGGCGTTGCACAGCGCGGTGCAGATGGCCTATCCGGACGTCGACACGGTCGAGGCGCGCTCGATCGCGGAAGCCATCGAGCTCCTTGCCGACGCAAAGCCGTTCGACCTCGCGCTGCTCGATCTGAGCATGCCCGACGTGCATGGCTTCGAAGGCCTGCTGCAGCTCAGGACCCGCTATCCGCGGCTGCCGGTGGTGATCGTGTCGGGCTATGAGGAGCCGAAGATCATCTCCGAGGCGCTGTCCTATGGCGCCGCCGGCTTCATCCCGAAATCGGCAAGGAAGAGCGATCTCGCCGCCGCCATCCGCTCGGTGATGGATGGCGCCGTCTACGTGCCGGAAAACTACGAAAGCCAGCCGCCGGAGCCCGACAGCACCGACCGCGCCGACATGGTGCAGCGTCTGGCCAAGCTGACGCCGCAGCAGCTGAGGGTCCTGCAGATGCTGCGCCAGGGCATGCTGAACAAGCAGATCGCCTATGAGTTGCAGGTGGGCGAGACCACCGTGAAAGCGCATGTCTCGGAGATCCTGCGCAAGCTCAACGTCTATAGCCGCACGCAGGCGGTGATCGAGGTCTCGAAGCTGGACAATGCGGAACTGTTTCGGGACCAGGCCGGGTTTTAG
- a CDS encoding fumarylacetoacetate hydrolase family protein: MPEFVVPPPPVASVAVADSAERFAVRRIFCVGRNYAAHARELGNDERDPPFFFTKPADAVVDSGAEIPYPPLTSNLHHEIELVVAIGKGGFHVPRADALAHVWGYGVGIDLTRRDLQDQAKKAARPWDWSKAFDQSAPCGPLIPAAKSGHPEKGRIWLAVNGAVKQDGDLAELIWPIADIVSICSEAVELQPGDLIFTGTPAGVGAVQTGDRITGGVDGIGEIAVTIGQPRR; this comes from the coding sequence ATGCCAGAATTCGTCGTCCCGCCGCCGCCGGTCGCCTCGGTTGCCGTCGCAGACTCGGCGGAGCGGTTTGCCGTGCGCCGCATCTTCTGCGTCGGCCGCAACTACGCCGCGCATGCGCGCGAGCTCGGCAATGACGAGCGCGACCCGCCCTTTTTCTTCACCAAGCCCGCCGATGCGGTTGTCGACAGCGGCGCCGAGATCCCCTACCCGCCGCTGACCTCGAACCTGCACCACGAGATCGAGCTGGTCGTTGCCATCGGCAAGGGAGGCTTTCACGTTCCCCGCGCGGATGCGCTCGCCCATGTCTGGGGCTATGGCGTCGGCATCGACCTGACCCGCCGCGACCTGCAGGATCAGGCGAAGAAGGCGGCACGTCCCTGGGACTGGTCGAAAGCTTTCGACCAGTCCGCGCCTTGCGGCCCGCTGATTCCGGCCGCGAAATCAGGGCATCCGGAGAAAGGCCGCATTTGGCTCGCTGTCAACGGCGCGGTGAAGCAGGACGGCGACCTAGCCGAATTGATCTGGCCGATCGCCGACATCGTCTCGATCTGCAGCGAGGCGGTCGAGTTGCAACCAGGCGATCTGATCTTCACCGGCACGCCGGCAGGCGTCGGCGCGGTCCAGACCGGCGACAGGATCACCGGCGGCGTCGACGGCATCGGCGAGATCGCGGTGACCATCGGGCAGCCGAGGCGATGA
- the maiA gene encoding maleylacetoacetate isomerase gives MSDPVLHNYYRSSTSYRVRIALAMKGLDYTYVPHHLRHGEHLEPAYLAVNPQGLVPALVLDGGRLLTQSLAIIEYLDEIQPEPPLLPKDALGRARVRMLAQMIACDIHPVNNLRVLTSLRTVFGAGDEDVVNWFRHWVNEGFQPLEKILASSPETGAFCHGDAPGLADICLAAQVTNNARFGVDMAPYPVIARINAACMALPAFQKAAPQNQIDAE, from the coding sequence ATGAGCGACCCCGTCCTCCACAATTATTACCGCTCCTCCACCTCCTACCGGGTGCGGATCGCGCTGGCGATGAAAGGCCTGGACTATACCTATGTGCCGCATCATTTGCGCCACGGCGAGCATCTCGAGCCCGCCTATCTCGCCGTCAATCCGCAAGGGCTGGTGCCGGCGCTGGTGCTGGATGGCGGCAGGCTTTTGACGCAGTCGCTGGCGATCATCGAATATCTCGATGAGATCCAGCCGGAGCCGCCGCTGCTGCCGAAGGATGCGCTGGGTCGGGCACGAGTGCGGATGCTGGCGCAGATGATCGCCTGCGACATCCACCCCGTGAACAATCTGCGCGTGCTGACCTCGCTGCGCACTGTGTTCGGCGCCGGCGACGAGGACGTCGTCAACTGGTTCCGGCACTGGGTGAACGAAGGTTTCCAGCCGCTTGAAAAGATTCTCGCCTCCTCGCCCGAGACCGGCGCGTTCTGCCACGGAGACGCGCCGGGCCTCGCCGACATCTGCCTTGCCGCCCAGGTCACCAACAACGCCCGCTTCGGCGTCGACATGGCGCCCTATCCGGTGATCGCGCGCATCAACGCCGCCTGCATGGCGCTGCCGGCGTTCCAGAAGGCCGCGCCGCAGAACCAGATCGATGCCGAATAG
- a CDS encoding MFS transporter, protein MNLQLQRADLRQFEGAVGGKAKAGLPRLTALIFAVACGLSVANVYFAHPLLDAIAHDFSIDPASVGIVVTMTQIGYALGLFFIVPLGDLFDRRKLVVTQAVLSALALIVIGLSPSAAMLLASHAAVGLLAVVVQVLVAYAADLAAPEERGRAVGTVTSGVILGILLARFVAGLIADFAGWRSVYLVSAVLTLVMTAILFRVLPRHEAARPPTSYARLLGSVLLLFVEEPLLRVRAVLALLIFAGFNVLWAPLVLPLAAPPFSLSHTAIGLFGLAGVAGALGARWTGILVDRGQGQLVTGLGLALMAAAWLPIAFMSKTLWLLVLGIFMLDLAIQAVHVTNQSLIFARRPDARSRLVGGYMIFYSLGSALGSIASTMTYGAWGWTGVCALGGAIGLTALVFWAVTLRVGR, encoded by the coding sequence ATGAATCTGCAGCTGCAACGAGCCGATCTGCGACAGTTCGAAGGCGCCGTGGGAGGAAAGGCCAAGGCCGGATTGCCGCGCCTGACTGCGCTGATCTTCGCGGTTGCCTGCGGCTTGAGCGTCGCCAATGTCTATTTCGCCCATCCGCTGCTCGATGCCATCGCCCACGACTTTTCGATCGACCCCGCCTCGGTCGGCATCGTGGTGACGATGACGCAGATCGGCTACGCGCTCGGCCTGTTCTTCATCGTGCCGCTCGGCGACCTGTTCGACCGTCGCAAGCTGGTTGTGACCCAAGCCGTGCTTTCGGCCTTGGCGCTGATCGTTATCGGTCTTTCGCCGAGTGCCGCGATGCTGCTTGCAAGCCACGCCGCGGTCGGCCTGCTCGCCGTCGTCGTGCAGGTGCTGGTCGCCTATGCCGCCGATCTGGCGGCGCCCGAGGAGCGGGGGCGCGCGGTCGGCACCGTAACCAGCGGCGTCATTCTCGGCATCTTGCTTGCGCGTTTCGTTGCCGGACTGATCGCCGATTTTGCCGGCTGGCGCTCCGTCTATCTTGTCTCGGCAGTACTCACGCTGGTGATGACGGCGATCCTGTTCCGGGTGCTGCCCCGCCACGAGGCGGCGCGGCCGCCAACATCCTACGCCAGGCTGCTCGGGTCGGTGCTGCTTCTGTTCGTCGAGGAACCCTTGCTGCGTGTGCGCGCGGTGCTGGCGCTGCTGATCTTCGCCGGTTTCAACGTGCTGTGGGCGCCGTTGGTGCTGCCGCTCGCAGCGCCGCCTTTTTCGCTGTCGCATACAGCGATCGGATTGTTCGGCCTGGCCGGCGTCGCCGGCGCGCTCGGCGCGCGCTGGACCGGTATCCTCGTCGATCGCGGGCAGGGGCAATTGGTCACCGGCCTCGGTCTCGCGCTGATGGCCGCCGCCTGGCTGCCGATCGCGTTCATGAGCAAGACGCTCTGGTTGCTGGTGCTGGGCATATTCATGCTCGACCTCGCCATCCAGGCGGTGCACGTCACCAATCAAAGCCTGATCTTCGCCCGCCGGCCGGACGCCCGCAGCCGCTTGGTCGGCGGCTATATGATCTTCTATTCGCTGGGTAGCGCGCTCGGCTCCATCGCCTCGACCATGACCTACGGCGCCTGGGGCTGGACCGGTGTTTGCGCCCTTGGCGGCGCCATCGGGCTGACGGCGCTGGTGTTCTGGGCGGTGACGCTCAGAGTGGGCCGTTAG
- a CDS encoding winged helix-turn-helix transcriptional regulator produces the protein MVKRTSHQSADCFIARPLDAIGDWWSLLIVRDAFDGLRRFGEFQKSLGVAKNILSARLRNLVAHGILEIVPAPDGSAHHEYVLTEKGRGLFYVLVALRQWGETYFSGPGEPYTFMVDTRTGRPIRRLEVHAEDGRLLAPGETRLADFRQQPE, from the coding sequence ATGGTTAAGCGGACGAGCCATCAAAGCGCGGATTGCTTCATCGCCCGGCCGCTCGACGCGATCGGCGACTGGTGGTCGCTGCTCATCGTGCGCGACGCCTTCGACGGCTTGCGGCGTTTCGGCGAATTCCAGAAAAGCCTCGGCGTGGCCAAGAACATCCTGTCGGCGCGCCTGCGCAATCTGGTCGCGCATGGCATCCTCGAAATCGTTCCGGCACCGGACGGCAGCGCGCATCATGAATATGTGCTGACCGAAAAAGGCCGTGGCCTGTTCTATGTGCTCGTAGCTCTGCGCCAGTGGGGAGAGACCTATTTCTCCGGCCCGGGCGAGCCCTACACCTTCATGGTCGACACCCGGACCGGCAGGCCGATCCGCCGCCTGGAAGTTCATGCCGAGGACGGTCGCCTGCTGGCGCCGGGTGAAACGCGGCTGGCCGATTTCCGCCAGCAGCCGGAATAA
- a CDS encoding zinc-dependent alcohol dehydrogenase family protein gives MKAVVFEKFGEAPTIQTVPDPKPAADGVVIKVEATGLCRSDWHGWMGHDDGITLPHVPGHELAGVVVAAGKQVSRWKAGDRVTVPFAVGCGRCFECTSGNHQVCEHQSQPGFNAWGSFAEYVGIEHADTNLVRLPEEMEFATAASLGCRFVTSFRAIVDQGRVTPGEWVAVHGCGGVGLSAIMIASAMGANVIAIDLTDEKLDFARKIGAVATINASTTPNVVKAVKQITNGGAHMSMDALGHPTTSFNSISNLRRRGRHVQVGLMLGEHARPQVPMDKVIAFELEILGSHGMQAYRYSAMMEMIRTGKLKPELLVGKKISLEEAPAALMAMGGFEGIGIGVVTKFQ, from the coding sequence ATGAAAGCCGTCGTGTTCGAGAAATTCGGCGAGGCGCCGACGATCCAGACCGTGCCTGATCCGAAGCCGGCCGCCGACGGCGTTGTCATCAAGGTCGAGGCGACCGGCCTATGCCGCAGCGACTGGCACGGCTGGATGGGCCATGACGACGGCATCACGCTGCCGCACGTTCCCGGCCACGAGCTGGCCGGCGTCGTCGTCGCCGCCGGCAAGCAGGTCAGCCGCTGGAAGGCCGGCGATCGCGTCACGGTGCCCTTCGCCGTCGGCTGCGGCCGCTGCTTCGAATGCACCTCAGGCAACCATCAGGTCTGCGAGCACCAGTCCCAGCCCGGCTTCAACGCCTGGGGCTCATTCGCGGAATATGTCGGCATCGAGCATGCCGACACCAATCTCGTGCGCCTGCCCGAGGAAATGGAATTCGCCACCGCAGCCAGCCTGGGCTGCCGCTTCGTCACTTCGTTCCGCGCCATCGTCGACCAGGGCCGGGTGACGCCCGGCGAATGGGTCGCGGTGCATGGCTGCGGCGGCGTCGGCCTGTCGGCGATCATGATTGCCAGCGCCATGGGCGCCAATGTGATCGCCATCGACCTCACCGACGAGAAGCTGGACTTCGCCAGGAAGATCGGCGCGGTGGCGACGATCAACGCCTCGACGACGCCGAACGTGGTCAAGGCCGTCAAGCAGATCACCAATGGCGGTGCGCATATGTCGATGGATGCGCTCGGACATCCGACCACATCCTTCAACTCGATCTCGAACCTGCGTCGTCGCGGCCGCCACGTTCAGGTCGGGCTGATGCTGGGCGAGCATGCCCGCCCGCAGGTGCCGATGGACAAGGTGATCGCCTTCGAGCTCGAGATCCTTGGCAGCCACGGCATGCAGGCCTACCGCTATTCCGCGATGATGGAGATGATCCGCACCGGCAAGCTGAAGCCCGAATTGCTGGTGGGCAAGAAGATCAGCCTCGAGGAAGCGCCCGCCGCGCTGATGGCAATGGGCGGTTTCGAGGGGATCGGCATCGGGGTGGTGACGAAGTTTCAATAG
- a CDS encoding DMT family transporter yields MEKSFDGWLSGFIGVLIFSGSLPATRVAVMDFDPTFLTAARAAIAGLLGIAMLLMFREKRPERGDLISLIVVALGVVVGFPLLTALALKHVTSAHSIIFVGLLPLATAIFGVLRGGERPRPAFWLFSCLGSALVAGFALAQGVTASPVGDGLMLSAIIVCGLGYAEGAKLSRKLGGWQVICWALALSLPVMLALSFATLPPSFAAIGSGAWIGLGYVSLFSMLIGFVFWYRGLAQGGIAAVGQLQLLQPFFGLALAASLLHEKVSPMMVVVTLGVVACVFGAKKFAR; encoded by the coding sequence ATGGAAAAGAGTTTCGACGGCTGGCTCAGCGGCTTCATCGGGGTGCTGATCTTCAGCGGGTCGCTGCCGGCGACGCGGGTGGCGGTGATGGATTTCGACCCGACCTTCCTGACGGCGGCCCGAGCGGCGATCGCCGGCCTGCTCGGGATCGCGATGCTGCTCATGTTCCGCGAGAAGCGTCCGGAGCGCGGCGACCTGATCTCGCTCATCGTCGTTGCGCTGGGTGTTGTGGTCGGCTTCCCGTTGCTGACGGCGCTGGCGTTGAAGCATGTCACTTCGGCGCATTCGATCATCTTTGTCGGCCTGCTGCCGCTGGCGACCGCGATCTTCGGCGTGTTGCGCGGCGGCGAGCGTCCGCGCCCGGCCTTCTGGCTGTTCTCGTGCCTGGGCAGCGCTTTGGTCGCCGGCTTTGCCTTGGCGCAAGGCGTGACCGCGTCGCCGGTCGGCGACGGCCTCATGCTCAGCGCCATCATCGTCTGCGGGCTGGGCTACGCCGAAGGGGCCAAGCTGTCGCGCAAGCTCGGCGGCTGGCAAGTGATCTGCTGGGCGCTGGCGCTGTCGCTGCCGGTCATGCTGGCGTTGAGCTTCGCGACGCTGCCGCCATCCTTCGCGGCCATCGGCTCCGGCGCCTGGATCGGCCTTGGCTATGTCTCGCTGTTCAGCATGCTGATCGGCTTCGTGTTCTGGTATCGCGGCCTCGCGCAAGGCGGCATCGCCGCCGTCGGGCAGCTGCAATTGCTGCAGCCCTTCTTCGGCCTCGCGCTGGCGGCGAGCCTGCTGCACGAAAAGGTCAGCCCGATGATGGTGGTCGTCACGCTCGGCGTCGTGGCCTGCGTGTTCGGGGCGAAGAAGTTCGCGCGGTAG
- a CDS encoding PLP-dependent aminotransferase family protein, producing MDISGPNVSGATLVETVMAAIRQRIAARTLTPGARLPSIRAMAKSMQVSKSTVVEAYERLAAEGTIRSRPGSGFYAAGQLAPLSLAEIGPRLDRAVDPLWVSRQSLEAGEDMLKPGCGWLPASWMPQAALRRALRTAARADDIALADYGTPLGLPPLRQLLARRMAGHGVEVSPDQIMLTDCGTQAIDLLCRFLIEPGDAVLVDDPCYFNFHALLRAHQAKVVGVPYTPSGPDIELFAAALAEHGPRLYITNSGIHNPTGAILSPVTAHRLLKLADQADLTIVEDDIFADFEHSPAPRLAAFDGLQRVVQIGSFSKTLSASIRCGFIAAPADWMEGLTDLKIATTFGGTRLSAELVLTLLKDGSYRKHVEQLRTRLSRAMAETAGRLKAMGITPWIDQPAGMFLWCRLPDGIDAAEVARHALSANVVLAPGNAFSLSHTAGRFMRFNVAQCADERIFTVLERAVTASRRKAA from the coding sequence ATGGACATATCGGGCCCAAATGTCAGCGGCGCCACCCTCGTCGAAACCGTCATGGCGGCAATCCGCCAGCGTATCGCGGCACGCACGCTGACACCTGGAGCCCGCCTGCCCTCGATACGGGCCATGGCCAAATCCATGCAGGTGTCGAAGTCGACCGTGGTCGAGGCCTATGAGCGCCTGGCGGCCGAGGGCACGATCCGTTCGCGACCGGGCTCGGGTTTCTACGCAGCCGGTCAGCTTGCGCCATTGTCGCTGGCCGAGATCGGTCCTCGGCTTGACCGCGCCGTCGATCCGCTCTGGGTGTCCAGGCAGTCGCTCGAAGCGGGCGAGGACATGCTGAAGCCCGGCTGCGGCTGGCTGCCCGCGTCCTGGATGCCCCAGGCCGCCTTGCGCCGGGCGCTGCGCACCGCGGCCCGCGCGGACGATATCGCGCTTGCCGACTACGGCACGCCGCTCGGCCTGCCGCCGCTGCGCCAATTGCTGGCAAGGCGCATGGCCGGGCATGGCGTCGAGGTTTCGCCGGACCAGATCATGCTGACCGACTGCGGCACCCAGGCGATCGACCTTTTGTGCCGTTTCCTGATCGAGCCCGGCGACGCGGTCCTGGTCGATGATCCCTGCTATTTCAACTTTCACGCCCTGCTGCGCGCCCATCAGGCCAAAGTGGTCGGCGTGCCCTACACCCCTTCGGGGCCGGATATCGAGCTCTTCGCGGCGGCGCTCGCCGAGCACGGGCCGCGCCTCTACATCACCAATTCCGGCATCCATAACCCGACCGGCGCGATCCTGTCGCCGGTCACCGCGCATCGGCTGCTGAAGCTCGCCGACCAGGCGGACCTCACCATCGTCGAGGACGATATCTTCGCCGACTTCGAGCACAGCCCTGCCCCGCGCCTCGCGGCCTTCGACGGACTGCAGCGCGTCGTCCAGATCGGCTCCTTCTCCAAGACGCTGTCGGCTTCGATACGCTGCGGCTTCATCGCGGCGCCAGCCGACTGGATGGAAGGCCTGACCGATCTCAAGATCGCCACGACATTCGGCGGCACCCGGCTGTCCGCCGAACTGGTGCTGACCCTTTTGAAGGACGGCAGCTACCGCAAGCATGTGGAGCAGTTGCGCACCCGCCTGTCGCGCGCCATGGCCGAGACCGCCGGCAGGCTGAAGGCGATGGGTATAACGCCCTGGATCGACCAGCCAGCCGGCATGTTCCTCTGGTGCCGCCTGCCCGACGGCATCGACGCGGCGGAAGTCGCGCGCCATGCGCTGTCGGCCAATGTCGTGCTGGCGCCCGGCAACGCCTTCAGCCTGTCGCACACCGCCGGCCGCTTCATGCGCTTCAACGTCGCGCAATGCGCCGACGAGCGTATTTTCACCGTCTTGGAAAGAGCGGTCACAGCGTCCCGCCGCAAGGCGGCGTAG